TCACCCGATTTACCGGCCAGGGATAATTTATCCAGCACCGATTTAAACAGCTTCTCTTCTTCATGCTGCTCAGCAACGTACCACTGCAGGAAATTAAAGGTTGGATAATCCTGACTGGTCATGGCGGCGTGCGCCAGTTCGTTAATTTTCTGCGTGATCAGCTGCTCGTGCTCGTACGTGGCGCGGAACAGTTCATCCAGCGAGCCATATTCCGCGACCGGCGAGGCCACCGTATCAATACGCGGCAGGCTGCCCGTATCGGTCAGATAGTCAAACAGGCGCTGCATGTGCGTCATCTCTTCCTGCGCGTGGCGACGCAGGAACGCGGCCGCACCTTCGAAACT
This region of Enterobacter cancerogenus genomic DNA includes:
- the ftnA gene encoding non-heme ferritin, whose translation is MLKPEMIDKLNTQMNLELYSSLLYQQMSAWCSYHSFEGAAAFLRRHAQEEMTHMQRLFDYLTDTGSLPRIDTVASPVAEYGSLDELFRATYEHEQLITQKINELAHAAMTSQDYPTFNFLQWYVAEQHEEEKLFKSVLDKLSLAGKSGEGLYFIDKELSTLDTQN